Proteins encoded by one window of Kwoniella dejecticola CBS 10117 chromosome 7, complete sequence:
- a CDS encoding ribosomal protein S21, with amino-acid sequence MSSLIRSSLLRSVASSSSSASRLLPILPASQLIRFNSTISSDQPTPSANPNPPKSGELFANPPSSSASSSLTQSTGNPSPKPSDPFSKLRFDNLTSDDRNTDPETWWKTLSAISRPPALSPSPPPGQYKYNSSWGFPTTVATGRSITVPRGGEFTSSYKRLQGLLRQSNLKKELRLQEFHEKPSVRRRRLISERHRRRFKEMVRTKVQQVVSMRNRA; translated from the coding sequence ATGTCATCTCTCATCCGCtcaagtcttcttcgaagcgttgcttcctcctcatcgtcagcttccagACTTCTCCCGATATTACCGGCTTCCCAATTGATCCGATTCAACTCTACCATCTCATCCGATCAACCCACACCCAGTGCCAATCCGAACCCTCCGAAATCAGGCGAATTATTCGCTAAccccccttcctcctccgcctcttccagCCTTACCCAATCGACAGGAAACCCATCTCCAAAACCTTCGGACCCATTCAGTAAACTTCGATTCGACAACCTGACCTCAGACGATAGAAATACAGACCCCGAAACATGGTGGAAAACCTTATCAGCCATCAGTAGACCGCCAGCCTTATCACCATCCCCACCTCCAGGGCAATACAAGTATAACAGTTCGTGGGGATTCCCAACGACCGTCGCAACAGGCAGATCTATAACTGTACCCCGAGGAGGCGAGTTCACGAGTAGTTATAAGAGATTACAGGGCCTGTTGAGGCAGAGTAATTTgaagaaggagttgaggTTGCAGGAATTCCATGAGAAGCCGAGtgtgagaaggaggaggttgatcTCGGAACGACATCGAAGGAGGTTCAaggagatg
- a CDS encoding GDP-mannose transporter 2, whose product MSGARSPAISRPHTPNGLSPRGSYTNLAAALEASTPGSSTPALMEKERMRAEAEVREALLRAADGAEKAKKEESVMPAGSPVWPILSYCVASIMMTVVNKFVVSGHQFTMTFLLLTIQSAVCVACVWTVKRTGLISFRDFDMADAKTWFPVSFLLVAVIYTGSKSLQFLSIPVYTIFKNLTIILIAYGEVLWFGGNVTGLTLVAFFLMVGSSIIAAWSDISSTLARLSAGVAVVDPISGADVPLPSSVIGSLNAGYVWMFINCIASAAYVLFMRKRIKVTGFKDWDSMFYNNLLSIPVLLIFSLIVEDWGAASFARNFPEVGRTFLLSAIAFSGAVAVFISYSTAWCVRTCGSTTYSMVGALNKLPVAASGILFFGDPANLGNVSAIAVGGVAGVVYAVAKTNQAKIEKAKQARPGDSKA is encoded by the exons ATGTCCGGCGCACGATCACCTGCTATCTCGCGGCCTCACACGCCTAATGGTCTTTCGCCCCGAGGATCATACACCAACCTCGCTGCAGCCTTAGAAGCTTCAACGCCAGGCTCATCGACTCCCGCTCTCATggagaaagagcgaatgcgcgccgaagctgaagtcaGAGAGGCGTTGTTGAGAGCTGCTGATGGTGCTGAGAAGGCTAAAAAGGAAGAGTCTGTTATGCCAGCCGGTTCTCCAG TATGGCCCATCCTCAGTTATTGTGTAGCATCGATCATGATGACTGTCGTAAACAAATTTGTCGTATCTGGCCATCAATTCACCATGACCTTCTTGC TCCTTACAATTCAATCAGCCGTATGTGTAGCCTGTGTATGGACGGTCAAGAGAACCGGGTTGATCAGTT TCCGAGATTTTGATATGGCCGATGCCAAGACTTGGTTCCCCGTTTCCTTCTTATTGGTAGCCGTCATCTACACCGGTTCAAAATCATTACAATTCTTGTCCATCCCTGTTTAcac GATCTTCAAGAATCTCactatcattctcatcgccTACGGAGAAGTCCTCTGGTTTGGCGGAAATGTTACTGGTTTGACTTTGgtcgctttcttcctcatggTCGGATCCTCAATCATCGCAGCCTGGTCAGACATCTCCTCGACGCTTGCTAGACTATCCGCGGGAGTCGCCGTTGTTGACCCCATCAGTGGAGCGGATGTACCTCTTCCTTCAAGTGTGATCGGAAGTCTGAATGCCGGATACGTATGGATGTTTATCAACTGTATCGCTTCTGCGGCTTAT GTCCTGTTCATGAGAAAGCGAATCAAGGTCACCGGATTCAAAGATTGGGATTCTATGTTCTACAACAACTTGCTCTCCATCCCCGTTCTCCTCATTTTCTCTCTTATTGTCGAAGATTGGGGAGCTGCCTCTTTCGCTCGAAACTT CCCTGAAGTCGGCCGAACCTTCCTGCTCTCGGCTATCGCTTTCTCCGGTGCTGTAGCTGTATTCATCTCCTATTCCACCGCCTGGTGCGTTAGGACTTGCGGCTCGACAACCTACTCTATGGTCGGTGCTTTGAACAA ACTTCCAGTAGCCGCTTCTggtatcctcttcttcggtgatcCCGCCAACCTCGGAAACGTATCTGCCATTGCCGTTGGAGGTGTAGCTGGTGTGGTATATGCTGTCGCAAAGACAAACCAAGCTAAAATTGAAAAGGCTAAACAAGCTAGACCAGGGGATTCCAAAGCTTAA
- a CDS encoding aspartyl/glutamyl-tRNA(Asn/Gln) amidotransferase, B subunit, translating to MIILSRWGLGRPIIGSIASTRHPCRQSSRRYATKVKAAKCEEEWETVIGLEIHAQLKTGRKLFSPASTSYGETPNTNVDLHDAAFPGTLPFLDLQAVRLSLITALALGCKINTRSTFDRKHYFYHDIPASYQITQHYNPLARDGKLRITQGENKAQRTFDVGIHQLQIEQDTAKSQTVGDNVLVDLNRAGTGLMEIVTKPDMRSAEEAGAFVRKLQGLLRRLGSGDGDMEKGNLRVDVNVSVHRHGMPFGTRCEIKNINSVRFLQAAIESERRRHISHYLTTPSIPLQQETRGLNELTLETFSLRSKEEAMDYRYMPDSNLPAIAIDPAYLEKLKAELPEMPWQVVERLTAAYNLQKRDVETLIGLDEYHFEGIRYYEEVVGNDSKIAKKAMNWIVHEVLGQIGKGKSIAKWSSTLISAGTLREMIIMIEEGKITGTNGKQIVKYLINHSGSNPDVKPDNQAQSIPLDQILRDLDIEVSDSSSSSSTAGDLEDLCQQAIQNQPKSVNDYKKGNEKVLMRLVGEAMKLSKGRANAQRVKEELVDLLKQ from the exons ATGATCATACTATCTCGATGGGGTCTCGGTAGACCTATCATCGGGTCAATCGCCTCTACTCGTCACCCTTGCCGGCAGAGTTCGAGGCGATATGCGACTAAGGTGAAAGCAGCCaaatgcgaagaagaatgggagaCAGTCATCGGATTGGAGATTCATGCTCAACTGAAAACAGGCAGAAAGCTTTTCTCTC CTGCTTCCACTTCATATGGCGAGACACCAAACACAAACGTCGATCTGCATGATGCTGCATTCCCTGGAACCTTGCCC TTTCTCGATCTGCAGGCCGTCAGATTGTCATTGATCACAGCCCTAGCATTGGGCTGCAAGATT AACACACGCTCGACCTTCGATAGGAAACATTACTTCTATCACGACATTCCTGCTTCATATCAAATCACTCAGCACTATA ATCCTTTGGCAAGGGATGGGAAATTGCGCATCACCCAAGGAGAGAACAAGGCCCAAAGGACGTTCGACGTAGGCAttcatcaacttcaaatAGAACAG GACACGGCGAAAAGCCAGACTGTCGGGGACAATGTGCTTGTTGATCTGAATAGGGCTGGGACTGGCCTGATGGAGATAGTCACCAAGCCCGATATGCG ttcggcggaagaagctggagcgTTTGTCCGGAAATTGCAAGGCCTATTACGGCGACTGGGATCAGGTGATGGAGATatggagaaa GGCAATTTACGAGTCGACGTCAACGTCTCTGTTCATCGCCATGGCATGCCATTCGGCACACGATGCGAAATCAAAAACATCAATTCCGTACGATTCTTGCAAGCTGCGATTG AATCCGAACGGCGTCGACATATCTCTCATTACCTCACGACACCCTCTATCCCACTCCAACAAGAGACAAGGGGTCTGAACGAATTGACCCTGGAGACTTTTTCGTTGCGGtcgaaagaggaagcgatGGATTATAGGTATATGCCCGATTCGAATTTACCCGCCATCGCCATTGATCCC GCATacctggagaagctgaaagctgaATTACCCGAGATGCCATGGCAAGTCGTCGAGCGCTTGACAGCCGCATATAACCTACAGAAGCGGGATGTGGAGACGTTGATTGGGTTGGACGAGTACCACTTCGAGGGAATTAGGTATTACGAAGAAGTCGTGGGGAATGATAGTAAGATAGCTAAGAAAGCTATGAATTG GATCGTGCATGAAGTCCTTGGTCAGATAGGCAAGGGCAAGTCGATTGCGAAATGGTCATCGACTTTGATCTCTGCCGGAACACTGCGCGAGATGATAATCATGatcgaagaggggaagatcaCTGGAACTAATGGGAAACAAATCGTAAAATACCTAATCAACCATTCTGGCTCCAACCCTGACGTTAAGCCGGATAATCAAGCACAATCTATCCCACTTGATCAGATTTTGCGAGATCTCGACATCGAAGTCAGTGATagttcctcttcgtcttccacgGCGGGCGACTTGGAAGATCTATGTCAACAGGCAATACAGAATCAACCGAAATCTGTCAATGACTATAAGAAGGGGAACGAGAAAGTATTAATGCGCTTAGTGGGCGAAGCGATGAAGCTTAGTAAAGGTCGAGCGAATGCGCAGAGGGTCAAAGAGGAGTTGGTGGATCTACTGAAACAATAA